The genomic DNA AAAATCCCACGACCAATCGCCAGGAGGCCGCCAGGAAGCTCATTGAAGCCGCCGGCGGAAAGCTGATTTCGATGTACAGCGTTGCGGCCGACGGCCCAGGCGTTCTGGTGATTTTCGATGTGCCTGATCCGGGCGTGGCTCCGGCCATTTCCGGACTGACCGTTACGGCAGGCACCCTGCAGAACGTGAAGCTGACCCGGTTGTTCACGCAGGACGAGATCAAGCAGGTCCGCCAGAACGCGGCGAAGCTGCGTGCTTCATATACTCCGCCCGGAGGCTGACTCCGGATCTCGAGCGAAGCCGCCGCAGGCGTCGCAGGCGGCGGCAACGCTCACATCAAGGGATCAATCACGTCTGCAAGCCGAAGGTCTGGCGTCCATCGACGGACGATGTAATACGATGCGTGCTGCGTCCGGTGCCATGGGTCGGATTGAACGTGCTTGCCAGCGGCCGCGGTTCTCCGCGGCGATCGTGCTTCAGCAGTCAGTTATGCTCACCACGCCCCAGCGGCCATCATTCCGATAATGGTCAG from Bradyrhizobium sp. CCBAU 53351 includes the following:
- a CDS encoding GYD domain-containing protein encodes the protein MHFCLTGQYTPRALNAILENPTTNRQEAARKLIEAAGGKLISMYSVAADGPGVLVIFDVPDPGVAPAISGLTVTAGTLQNVKLTRLFTQDEIKQVRQNAAKLRASYTPPGG